A window of the Leucothrix mucor DSM 2157 genome harbors these coding sequences:
- a CDS encoding EAL domain-containing protein yields the protein MNPAHSLIMLQHELLMSLDVSDEPKKILISFAMRTLKTLNLRALYVLEKDNAEIGIEVSTHQIPQASTPIEEHDFLKKYIDGDAPNKNEFLELIQTQRGYWYCFALKDLGYLLFERSTKRFDQTLIYALSAPMSRFAQTYIDRKQFLLNERNRLYIKTISEHLQSEKGKLEHVLRSIQDGVLVVHESGWINFANEAAYQLLGLPETDQLDEHFKNYFNILETETERRMNAEIVGFCMEHDSWTQAKPVILRPHTGKDVVVILKVKSMLEPPQNDMPAQRFFVCSFHNITENYAMERRLKWQATHDPLTSCLNRHGFQEQLEQYIESDRENERGVLLCLDLDRFKYVNDIGGHVAGDALLQQLSALMQQELGDLDFLGRVGGDEFCVLLRDCSCERGLKVAESIRRQIDRLRFKWETNIFSVGVSVGASAIYQIDKDADAILLRTDEACMVSKENGRNQVTAVDKPSASGSAQANTGQSKNLQYLNRALSDNDDDCRFILYKQDIRSLSPETQAGHQEVLLRILKDGKILAPNSFLPAAERSGKVADLDLWVLSNTLDYLSYNKEHRLNVNLSGVTLSNKKVCDRIYDLIKAYPVEALHLCLEITETSAIINLAKCIAFMEKLLKLGVTFALDDFGTGVSSFSYLKNMPVEYLKIDGSFIQDICNNKIDEIVVQSIVAAARAMDIRTVAEYVSDQAILDKVTELGIDFVQGFCLNEPEPLIRSSKIKLGKKHKLLVPY from the coding sequence ATGAATCCCGCCCATAGCTTGATAATGTTGCAGCATGAGTTGCTGATGAGCTTAGATGTTTCAGATGAGCCTAAAAAGATTCTGATCAGTTTTGCCATGAGAACTTTAAAGACTCTCAACCTGCGGGCACTGTATGTGCTGGAAAAAGATAATGCTGAAATTGGCATAGAGGTTTCGACCCACCAAATTCCCCAAGCTTCAACCCCCATTGAAGAGCATGACTTCTTAAAGAAGTACATTGATGGAGATGCACCGAATAAGAATGAATTTCTTGAATTAATCCAAACCCAGCGAGGTTATTGGTACTGTTTTGCGCTAAAAGACCTTGGTTATCTGTTATTTGAGCGAAGCACCAAGCGCTTTGATCAGACCTTGATCTATGCACTCTCTGCGCCGATGTCGCGCTTTGCTCAGACCTATATCGATCGTAAGCAGTTCTTGCTAAACGAACGCAATCGCTTATACATCAAAACTATTTCCGAGCACCTGCAATCCGAGAAAGGCAAGCTGGAACACGTCCTGCGTTCAATTCAGGATGGCGTATTGGTTGTGCATGAGTCTGGCTGGATTAACTTTGCCAATGAAGCGGCTTACCAGCTATTAGGGCTTCCGGAAACCGACCAGCTCGACGAGCATTTCAAAAACTATTTTAATATTTTGGAGACTGAAACCGAGCGCAGAATGAATGCTGAGATTGTCGGTTTTTGCATGGAGCATGATAGCTGGACGCAAGCTAAACCCGTCATTTTGAGACCTCATACGGGTAAGGATGTTGTTGTCATCTTGAAGGTCAAGAGCATGCTAGAGCCTCCTCAAAATGACATGCCGGCACAGCGCTTTTTTGTGTGTAGTTTTCATAATATTACCGAAAACTACGCCATGGAACGTCGCCTGAAATGGCAGGCTACTCATGATCCGCTCACCAGTTGCTTAAACCGACATGGCTTTCAGGAGCAGTTGGAACAATACATCGAATCTGATCGCGAGAATGAAAGAGGTGTGTTGCTGTGTTTGGATTTAGACCGCTTTAAATATGTGAATGATATTGGCGGACATGTCGCGGGTGATGCATTGCTGCAGCAACTAAGCGCACTGATGCAGCAAGAGCTGGGCGATCTGGACTTTTTAGGCCGTGTCGGTGGTGATGAGTTTTGTGTGTTATTACGAGACTGCAGCTGTGAACGGGGCCTAAAGGTCGCAGAATCAATACGCCGGCAGATCGATCGACTGCGCTTCAAATGGGAAACCAATATTTTCAGCGTGGGCGTCAGTGTTGGTGCATCGGCTATCTACCAAATTGATAAAGATGCCGATGCGATACTGCTCAGAACCGATGAAGCCTGCATGGTTTCCAAGGAGAATGGTCGAAACCAAGTCACAGCGGTTGATAAGCCCAGCGCCAGCGGGAGCGCTCAGGCCAATACCGGTCAATCTAAAAACTTGCAATACCTTAACCGTGCCTTGTCTGATAATGATGACGATTGCCGTTTTATCTTATACAAGCAGGATATTCGCTCTTTATCCCCGGAGACCCAAGCAGGGCACCAGGAGGTATTGTTGCGCATCTTAAAGGATGGAAAAATTCTGGCACCCAACAGCTTTCTACCAGCCGCCGAGCGTTCAGGCAAAGTGGCTGACCTTGATTTATGGGTGTTGAGTAATACTTTAGATTATCTCTCTTATAATAAAGAACATCGCCTGAATGTGAATCTCTCGGGCGTGACACTCAGTAATAAAAAGGTCTGCGATAGAATTTATGACCTGATTAAAGCCTATCCGGTTGAAGCCTTGCACTTGTGTCTGGAGATTACAGAAACCTCCGCCATTATCAATTTAGCCAAATGCATCGCCTTTATGGAAAAGCTGCTAAAGCTGGGCGTAACCTTTGCACTGGATGACTTTGGAACCGGTGTTTCATCGTTTAGCTACCTGAAAAATATGCCGGTTGAATACTTAAAAATAGACGGCTCATTTATTCAGGATATCTGTAATAACAAGATTGATGAGATTGTGGTGCAGTCTATTGTGGCCGCTGCGCGCGCTATGGATATTCGCACGGTGGCGGAGTATGTGAGCGATCAGGCTATTTTGGATAAGGTCACTGAGTTGGGGATCGATTTTGTACAAGGCTTTTGCCTTAACGAGCCCGAGCCACTGATTCGAAGCAGCAAGATTAAACTCGGAAAAAAGCACAAACTCCTCGTACCTTACTGA
- a CDS encoding SulP family inorganic anion transporter: protein MSFLKQLSPVSPKDDVLSGLTVALALVPEAVAFALVAQVHPLLGLYAAFIIGLITSVFGGRPGMISGATGAIAVVLVSLVALHGVEYLFAAVILMGILQIIFGALQLGKFIRLVPYPVFLGFVNGLALVIFIAQLKQFQVTGEDGSSEWIVGAPLIIMIGLALVTMAIIHFLPKFTKAVPSTLVAIIALSLLVALFNIDTRTVGDIASVAGDLPTFHIPTVPFTWETFMIILPYAVVMALVGLIESLLTLNLVDALTETRGQANRESMAQGLANFVTGLFGGMGGCAMVGQSIININSGGKGRLSGITAALALLAIILLGAPLIEQIPIAVLVGVMFMVVIGTFKWSSLRLFGRVPHVELAITGAVMLTTVLADLAAAVILGVILSALVFAWDHAKKIRVQKFVNDGGNTVYELIGPIFFASVHNFQELFQPSEDAQDVIIDFKRSRVADHSALEAIDQLAERYERAGKRLHLVHLSPECRLLLKKAGDLVEVNVVEDPVYAIAAGLTAAEIDAYEARSKKASSGH, encoded by the coding sequence ATGTCCTTTCTAAAACAATTATCTCCCGTCAGTCCTAAAGATGACGTTCTCTCGGGGCTAACCGTTGCCCTTGCGCTCGTACCGGAGGCCGTTGCATTTGCACTGGTTGCTCAGGTGCATCCACTTCTAGGCTTATATGCCGCCTTCATTATCGGTTTAATTACCTCTGTATTTGGTGGTCGACCGGGGATGATCTCCGGTGCGACTGGCGCAATCGCTGTGGTACTGGTGAGTTTGGTTGCATTACACGGTGTTGAATACCTATTTGCTGCGGTTATCTTAATGGGTATCTTGCAGATTATTTTTGGCGCGTTGCAGCTGGGTAAATTCATTCGCTTAGTGCCATATCCGGTGTTTTTGGGATTCGTAAATGGATTAGCGTTGGTTATTTTTATCGCACAGCTTAAGCAGTTCCAGGTGACTGGTGAAGACGGTTCTAGTGAGTGGATTGTTGGCGCACCTTTAATCATCATGATTGGCCTGGCGCTTGTGACTATGGCGATCATTCACTTCTTGCCAAAATTCACTAAGGCGGTTCCTTCCACTCTGGTCGCGATTATTGCGCTAAGTTTATTGGTGGCGCTGTTTAATATCGATACCCGTACGGTCGGCGATATCGCATCGGTAGCCGGTGACTTACCAACGTTCCATATCCCAACCGTTCCGTTCACTTGGGAAACCTTTATGATCATCCTGCCATACGCTGTTGTCATGGCGCTGGTTGGTTTGATTGAAAGTTTGCTGACGCTAAACTTGGTTGATGCCTTGACTGAAACACGTGGTCAGGCAAACCGTGAAAGTATGGCACAGGGTTTAGCTAACTTCGTCACTGGCTTATTTGGTGGTATGGGTGGTTGTGCCATGGTTGGCCAAAGTATCATCAATATCAATTCTGGTGGTAAAGGGCGTTTATCCGGTATTACCGCTGCCTTGGCTTTACTGGCAATTATTCTGCTGGGTGCGCCATTGATTGAGCAAATCCCGATTGCAGTATTGGTCGGCGTGATGTTTATGGTGGTTATTGGTACCTTTAAGTGGTCCAGCCTGCGCTTGTTTGGTCGTGTGCCACACGTTGAGCTGGCGATTACGGGTGCGGTTATGCTGACCACCGTATTAGCTGATTTGGCTGCTGCGGTTATCTTGGGTGTGATTCTATCTGCACTGGTATTTGCTTGGGATCATGCTAAGAAAATCCGCGTTCAGAAGTTTGTGAATGATGGTGGAAACACCGTTTACGAACTGATTGGTCCGATCTTCTTTGCGTCAGTTCATAACTTCCAGGAGCTGTTCCAGCCAAGTGAAGATGCTCAAGATGTAATCATTGATTTTAAGCGCTCACGCGTTGCCGATCACTCTGCATTGGAAGCCATCGATCAACTGGCAGAGCGCTATGAGCGTGCTGGAAAGCGTCTGCACTTAGTTCACTTAAGCCCTGAATGTCGCTTGTTATTGAAAAAAGCGGGCGATTTGGTCGAAGTTAACGTGGTAGAAGATCCGGTGTATGCCATTGCAGCAGGTTTAACTGCCGCAGAGATCGACGCTTATGAAGCTCGCAGTAAAAAGGCAAGCTCTGGTCATTAG
- a CDS encoding DUF11 domain-containing protein, whose product MLASNVYANTTVTVSDEAFGNNIAGRAAAATLDDDWAASLPSGIFNPDLFEGGTGYDGAKTIIDPTGAFYRVGWEVGSIDDTGPGTPTSTTFIKATSGGVTYGSSARIQATAPNPVSESRLSSGHSAPGLNSILLDFSDSLTPIYEFGIFIGDAESRINNGTAARMIVFDKSGALLKDAPIIYTGTVLTGTGVGDRYTYTSVEPLGSPSGDANTPSGYWGNNTTAFVTVKSDHIIGKVIFQAGDDDHTTRNEGTQEQIGMTGILLPYEPYVPPAARPPEPTHPVFEANHQSQILPGNVLFYAHKFSTPSNGTVNFSSISSGNQSVGWAQRIYLDSNCDGVLNGNEGSATFYGTKLSNTNWESPSESLAADDEICLINKVFAPANVAAYDRYTLQISAEFIDEDGKVWMLKVQDATSAKQAQSVATPTTPAVGASALELRKTVQNITSNTDETATMNQALPGETLQYRIYYRNTGTAALSELVVNDTPPEYTTYKAGSISCHTPPSNMLCNPLVGTPELHWQFTGPLQAGEQGVVSYQVQVDQ is encoded by the coding sequence TTGCTTGCGTCAAATGTTTACGCAAATACTACGGTTACTGTGTCGGATGAGGCCTTCGGCAATAACATCGCTGGCCGCGCTGCCGCAGCAACGCTTGATGATGACTGGGCGGCTTCCTTACCCAGTGGTATTTTCAACCCTGATTTATTTGAAGGCGGCACGGGTTACGATGGGGCTAAGACCATTATTGATCCCACTGGTGCATTCTATCGTGTGGGTTGGGAAGTCGGCTCGATTGATGACACGGGCCCCGGCACGCCCACCTCAACCACCTTTATAAAAGCCACTTCAGGCGGCGTAACCTACGGTAGCTCAGCTAGAATTCAGGCAACTGCGCCCAATCCGGTGAGTGAGTCGCGCTTATCATCCGGCCATTCTGCGCCAGGCTTAAACTCTATCCTGCTCGACTTCTCGGATAGCTTAACGCCCATTTATGAATTTGGTATTTTTATTGGAGATGCCGAGTCGCGGATCAATAACGGGACTGCTGCGCGGATGATTGTGTTTGATAAGTCCGGTGCATTGCTAAAAGATGCACCGATTATCTATACCGGTACGGTATTAACCGGCACTGGCGTTGGCGATCGTTATACTTATACATCCGTCGAACCACTGGGCTCACCCTCTGGTGATGCCAATACACCATCGGGATATTGGGGCAATAACACCACCGCATTTGTTACCGTCAAGTCCGATCACATTATCGGTAAGGTGATTTTTCAGGCGGGGGATGATGATCACACCACGCGTAACGAAGGTACTCAAGAACAAATCGGAATGACGGGTATTTTGCTGCCGTATGAGCCTTATGTCCCGCCTGCAGCACGGCCACCAGAGCCGACGCATCCGGTATTTGAAGCTAATCACCAGTCGCAGATTTTACCCGGCAATGTGTTGTTCTACGCCCATAAATTCAGCACGCCGAGCAATGGCACCGTAAACTTCAGCAGCATTAGCTCAGGTAATCAAAGTGTTGGTTGGGCACAGCGAATTTATCTGGATAGTAACTGCGATGGCGTACTGAATGGCAATGAAGGCAGCGCCACCTTTTATGGCACCAAGCTAAGTAATACCAACTGGGAATCTCCCTCTGAAAGTCTCGCCGCAGATGATGAAATCTGCTTGATCAATAAAGTCTTCGCGCCTGCTAATGTAGCCGCTTATGATCGCTACACGCTGCAAATTAGCGCTGAATTTATCGATGAAGATGGCAAGGTTTGGATGCTTAAAGTACAAGATGCCACCAGCGCCAAACAAGCTCAGTCAGTAGCGACACCCACAACCCCAGCGGTTGGTGCATCGGCCCTGGAGCTGCGTAAAACCGTCCAAAACATCACAAGTAATACTGATGAAACGGCAACCATGAATCAGGCCTTGCCGGGCGAGACTTTGCAATACCGCATTTACTATCGCAATACCGGCACCGCAGCGCTGAGTGAACTAGTGGTTAATGACACACCACCAGAATACACCACTTACAAAGCAGGCAGCATCAGTTGTCATACACCGCCATCCAATATGCTCTGCAATCCACTAGTCGGCACGCCGGAGTTACATTGGCAGTTTACCGGTCCACTCCAAGCGGGCGAACAAGGGGTGGTGAGTTATCAGGTACAGGTTGATCAATAG
- a CDS encoding M14 family metallopeptidase — protein sequence MLSINQRFDAGNIVVVEATDPAAIQLEIRADHQSEFFQWFYYRISDVKDTPLKMTILNASEAAYVDGWENYQAVASYDQQDWFRVPTSYVDGQLVIEHEPVCDSIYYAYFTPYSLDRHQQFVAQVQCDPRCNLIIAGQSIQGRDLDVLRFGEEGEGKSKVWINARQHPGESMAEWFVEGLILRLLDPDNAISEALLASCVFYITPNMNPDGSTMGHLRTNAAGVNLNRVWGNASPETSPEVYHIQAMMEQTGCDLFLDIHGDEALPWNFIAGQAGLPVSNKILKQEENFKKRLAKINPDFQTLHGYPPKKFGDESLTLASNWVGDRFGIASMTLEMPFKDNAGRPEPLAGWSAERSMRLGSSTLYPIAMHLKV from the coding sequence ATGCTTTCAATTAATCAGCGTTTTGATGCGGGTAACATTGTGGTGGTCGAGGCCACTGATCCTGCAGCCATTCAATTAGAGATCCGCGCGGATCATCAATCAGAATTCTTTCAGTGGTTTTACTACCGCATCTCTGATGTGAAAGATACCCCTCTGAAAATGACCATCCTTAATGCTTCTGAAGCCGCTTATGTCGATGGTTGGGAAAACTACCAAGCCGTTGCCTCCTATGATCAGCAAGACTGGTTTCGGGTTCCGACCTCCTATGTCGATGGCCAGCTCGTCATTGAGCATGAGCCGGTTTGTGACTCGATTTATTACGCCTATTTCACTCCGTATTCATTAGACCGTCATCAGCAGTTTGTTGCGCAAGTGCAGTGCGACCCACGTTGTAACTTGATTATTGCCGGCCAAAGTATCCAAGGACGTGATCTTGACGTGTTGCGCTTTGGCGAAGAGGGCGAGGGCAAATCTAAAGTGTGGATTAATGCGCGTCAGCATCCTGGCGAATCAATGGCAGAGTGGTTTGTGGAAGGCCTGATCTTGCGCTTATTAGATCCGGATAATGCTATTTCTGAAGCGTTACTGGCATCCTGTGTATTTTATATCACGCCGAATATGAATCCTGATGGCAGCACCATGGGCCACTTGCGGACTAACGCGGCGGGCGTGAATCTTAATCGGGTATGGGGCAATGCCTCTCCTGAGACCAGCCCTGAGGTGTACCACATTCAGGCTATGATGGAACAAACCGGTTGCGATCTATTTCTGGATATTCATGGGGATGAAGCCTTGCCATGGAACTTCATTGCCGGACAAGCAGGCTTGCCGGTCAGCAACAAGATCCTTAAGCAGGAAGAAAACTTTAAAAAGCGCTTGGCAAAAATTAACCCGGACTTCCAAACTCTGCATGGCTATCCCCCTAAGAAGTTCGGAGATGAGTCGTTAACACTGGCCAGTAATTGGGTCGGTGACCGGTTTGGTATTGCATCGATGACATTGGAAATGCCATTTAAAGATAATGCCGGACGCCCCGAGCCATTGGCCGGTTGGTCTGCCGAGCGGAGTATGCGGTTAGGCTCTTCAACCTTGTACCCTATTGCGATGCACTTGAAGGTTTAA
- a CDS encoding aldo/keto reductase: MHTRQIGSLTVSAIGLGCMNMSMGYGPADDEVSAQLLNEALDTGYTFLDTATLYGGGHNESLIGEVLRTRRKEYVLASKCVLAKDAEGNNIIDGRPESIKRQCEASLKRLQTDVIDLYYLHRLDKQVPIEESVGAMGDLVQAGKIREIGLSEMSSATLQRAYAEHPIAAMQSEYSLWSRTPEFKMLATCEELGVTFVPFSPLARQFLTGKACDNTMLGPKDIRCTNARPRFEPAAYAKNAKLLVPYARIAEQVGCNMAQLALAWIMSQQNSQGKATLVPIPGTKHIEYMKENAGAGDIQLDADVIAELNELINEQTIVGRRYTDDLMMSTDSEQDRLA; the protein is encoded by the coding sequence ATGCACACACGTCAAATAGGCTCATTGACCGTTTCGGCGATTGGCTTGGGCTGTATGAATATGTCCATGGGTTATGGCCCGGCAGATGATGAAGTATCCGCGCAATTATTAAATGAAGCGCTGGATACGGGGTACACTTTTCTGGATACCGCCACGCTATACGGCGGTGGCCATAATGAATCGCTAATAGGTGAAGTGCTCAGAACTCGTCGTAAAGAATATGTGCTGGCGAGCAAATGTGTATTGGCTAAAGATGCCGAAGGTAATAACATTATTGATGGTCGCCCAGAGTCTATTAAGCGCCAATGCGAAGCGAGCTTAAAGCGCCTGCAAACGGATGTGATTGATCTTTATTATTTGCACCGTCTGGATAAACAAGTGCCGATTGAAGAGAGTGTCGGTGCCATGGGTGATTTGGTACAAGCCGGTAAAATTCGTGAGATTGGCTTGTCTGAAATGTCTAGTGCTACCTTGCAGCGGGCTTATGCTGAGCACCCGATTGCCGCTATGCAGTCCGAGTATTCACTGTGGTCGCGTACGCCAGAGTTTAAGATGCTGGCGACTTGTGAAGAATTAGGCGTGACATTTGTGCCATTCTCACCCTTGGCACGTCAGTTCCTGACCGGTAAAGCCTGCGACAATACGATGCTTGGCCCGAAGGATATTCGCTGCACTAATGCGCGTCCTCGTTTTGAGCCCGCCGCTTATGCGAAGAATGCCAAATTGCTAGTGCCGTATGCGCGTATCGCTGAGCAGGTAGGTTGTAACATGGCGCAATTAGCCTTGGCTTGGATCATGTCTCAGCAAAACTCTCAAGGCAAAGCCACATTGGTTCCCATTCCGGGGACTAAGCATATCGAGTATATGAAAGAGAATGCCGGAGCAGGGGATATTCAACTGGATGCTGATGTGATTGCTGAGCTCAATGAGTTGATTAATGAACAAACTATCGTCGGCCGACGCTATACGGATGATCTGATGATGTCGACTGACTCTGAGCAGGATCGTTTGGCTTAA
- a CDS encoding FIST C-terminal domain-containing protein — MNKAPQIVFDNEHHDLGRLAGEIKLANPLGVTIFMGKRYPHTKPTIDAFLLSLEMPVSGGIFPEVIYGDTYYGDGVIALLWFDKPEIRTFKNISDPQSELHQHPSALEHDPSQVSCLMIMDMVSGAPEAALDALYYSNGTDLTYAGTGAGYAEGGSSPCVFCEEGVIADALQTICLPYTQKTYVGHGWQVLSGPHLVTESEGSHVKSLDYRPIKPHFEQMIKDSHPDDVSDLSFDQLISRFPMGIKPYDEDILVRDAMGYQDGTIRYIGDIPVYSKVYLLSGTPDSLLGFVKDNPESFEPNAEESTLSLIFSCVGRRFHMGEHSNTELKSLSPMLKSKNIIVGTSSVGEVAVNKSGLPCLHNMSLVVSRLSI, encoded by the coding sequence ATGAATAAAGCACCTCAGATTGTTTTTGACAATGAGCATCATGATTTAGGACGGTTAGCAGGCGAGATTAAGCTTGCTAACCCCCTTGGCGTCACCATTTTCATGGGCAAACGCTATCCACATACAAAGCCAACAATCGATGCTTTTTTGCTGTCGTTAGAAATGCCTGTTTCTGGTGGCATTTTTCCTGAAGTAATTTATGGCGACACCTATTATGGCGATGGTGTGATCGCATTATTGTGGTTTGATAAACCTGAAATACGCACCTTCAAAAACATTAGCGATCCGCAATCTGAGCTTCATCAGCATCCATCAGCCCTTGAGCACGACCCAAGCCAAGTCAGTTGTTTGATGATTATGGATATGGTGAGTGGGGCACCTGAAGCGGCACTTGATGCGCTTTATTACTCGAATGGAACTGACCTTACTTACGCAGGCACGGGCGCTGGTTATGCTGAGGGCGGATCTTCACCGTGTGTGTTTTGTGAAGAAGGAGTGATTGCAGACGCTTTGCAAACGATTTGTTTACCCTATACCCAGAAAACCTATGTCGGACATGGATGGCAAGTGCTATCCGGACCACACTTAGTGACCGAGTCGGAAGGGAGCCATGTTAAGTCGCTCGACTATCGCCCCATAAAGCCGCACTTTGAACAGATGATAAAAGACAGTCACCCTGACGATGTGAGTGATTTATCATTCGATCAGTTAATTAGTCGCTTTCCAATGGGCATAAAGCCATATGACGAAGATATATTAGTCCGCGATGCCATGGGCTATCAGGATGGAACCATTCGATATATCGGTGATATTCCCGTATATTCTAAGGTTTATTTGCTGTCAGGCACGCCGGATAGCTTATTGGGATTTGTTAAAGACAACCCGGAATCCTTTGAGCCAAACGCCGAAGAGTCAACCTTATCCTTAATTTTCAGCTGTGTTGGTCGTCGCTTTCACATGGGTGAGCACAGTAATACAGAGCTTAAAAGCTTGTCACCTATGCTTAAGAGTAAAAATATTATTGTTGGCACCAGCTCCGTAGGCGAAGTAGCCGTGAATAAATCAGGCCTACCGTGCTTACATAATATGAGCCTAGTGGTGTCGAGGCTGTCTATCTAA
- a CDS encoding YqiA/YcfP family alpha/beta fold hydrolase, producing the protein MFLFIHGFTSSSQSTKAQQLRNWLTLQGRESEWVCPDLPIDPTEAIAMLSEIIEQAPQPPKLVGSSLGGFYATVLAARYNLKAVVINPAVHAGLVLRQAIGPQKSWHSEELMEFTQAHVDSLNAMDLLAPAEPDNIFLMAEKADETLDWQAAGDYYRDCHQLIFRGGNHSFTRFQEVLELIDRF; encoded by the coding sequence ATGTTTTTATTTATACACGGCTTTACCTCTTCCTCGCAATCGACCAAAGCACAGCAATTGCGCAACTGGTTAACATTGCAAGGGCGCGAGAGTGAGTGGGTTTGCCCGGATTTACCGATTGATCCGACAGAAGCAATCGCCATGCTCAGTGAGATTATCGAGCAAGCACCCCAGCCACCGAAATTGGTGGGCAGCTCTTTGGGTGGGTTCTATGCGACGGTATTAGCCGCTCGCTATAATCTGAAAGCCGTTGTGATTAATCCGGCAGTACATGCCGGTTTAGTCTTGCGCCAAGCCATTGGGCCACAGAAAAGCTGGCACTCTGAGGAACTCATGGAGTTCACGCAAGCGCATGTTGACAGTTTAAATGCGATGGATTTACTGGCACCCGCTGAGCCTGACAATATCTTTTTGATGGCTGAAAAAGCAGATGAAACCTTAGATTGGCAAGCCGCTGGCGATTATTACCGCGACTGCCATCAGCTCATTTTCCGGGGTGGTAACCATAGCTTCACGCGCTTTCAGGAAGTATTAGAATTGATTGACCGCTTTTAA
- a CDS encoding DUF3080 family protein yields the protein MLKDYAARMANVLETEIELELDQAALAIPVFPVKRERLVATTELREGLWDVLDFRQCDMLHLISERNSTLGKVMPPSQKMRYELRFVSALQNCYQTLESIEEPDETQQAFQERLESIYQTKLANLPIEVWNGIYGSDEISHHFKLGKPPLPMENISYGSPQNALEKLSELAAMSGSESITLPDWLDDIETHYEALHRSELGAGLLVSLSMMTHTLDRTAKAIETRLARKPFCFEGHQPPRATILSNVFQKYYAGEVQPYMAIIQREGSRWFGLHDAMIKQLPAPKSMQGYRLQVLALESEDSLWGKWVQARERHTKAWQKILGQCNMMPGSNSTPE from the coding sequence ATGCTAAAAGACTATGCTGCGCGCATGGCTAATGTGTTGGAAACTGAAATCGAGCTGGAGCTTGATCAGGCTGCACTGGCAATACCGGTGTTTCCAGTTAAGCGCGAGCGCCTTGTGGCAACGACCGAGTTACGCGAAGGCTTGTGGGATGTCTTGGATTTTCGCCAATGCGATATGTTGCACCTGATATCAGAGCGCAACAGCACTCTGGGCAAGGTGATGCCACCCAGCCAAAAAATGCGTTATGAATTGCGGTTTGTTAGCGCGCTACAGAACTGCTACCAAACTTTGGAATCCATTGAAGAGCCGGATGAAACGCAGCAAGCATTTCAAGAGCGCTTAGAGTCAATTTACCAAACGAAACTGGCTAATCTGCCGATTGAAGTCTGGAATGGTATTTATGGCTCGGATGAGATTAGTCATCATTTTAAGTTGGGCAAGCCACCACTGCCAATGGAGAATATCAGCTATGGCAGCCCGCAAAATGCATTGGAAAAGCTCTCGGAGTTAGCCGCGATGAGTGGCAGCGAGTCGATCACCCTGCCCGATTGGTTGGATGATATCGAAACTCATTATGAAGCATTGCATCGTAGTGAACTTGGTGCAGGTTTGTTAGTGAGTTTGAGTATGATGACTCATACGCTAGATCGCACCGCGAAAGCCATTGAAACCCGGCTTGCACGCAAACCATTTTGTTTTGAAGGGCACCAGCCACCTCGCGCGACTATTCTCAGTAATGTGTTTCAAAAATATTATGCGGGTGAAGTGCAGCCGTATATGGCCATTATTCAACGCGAAGGAAGCCGCTGGTTTGGACTGCATGATGCGATGATTAAACAGCTACCTGCTCCAAAATCCATGCAGGGCTATCGGCTGCAAGTGCTGGCACTGGAGAGTGAAGATAGCTTATGGGGGAAATGGGTGCAGGCTCGTGAGCGTCATACTAAAGCATGGCAAAAAATTCTAGGGCAATGCAATATGATGCCAGGAAGCAACTCAACGCCAGAATGA